One part of the Janthinobacterium sp. 17J80-10 genome encodes these proteins:
- a CDS encoding TIGR02281 family clan AA aspartic protease: protein MRLISCVATSLLASLAGILPASAADIDLIGVFPGKAVLVVNGGNPKTYSVGSSIVENIKLAGVGSGTATLEQNGKRQTLQLGEHFNRAAPSGQASITLHPDSRGHYITQGQINGGAVRMLVDTGASMIALPAEDATRLGIDYRKGQIAYSSTANGVKPVYRVKLDTVRIGDIQLNQIDATVHESGLPIILLGMSFLNRTDIRREGETLTLLKRY, encoded by the coding sequence ATGCGCTTGATTTCATGCGTAGCAACTAGCCTGCTGGCCAGCCTGGCTGGGATACTTCCTGCCAGTGCCGCTGATATCGACCTGATCGGGGTTTTTCCCGGCAAGGCGGTACTGGTTGTCAACGGCGGCAATCCCAAGACGTATTCGGTCGGCAGTTCGATTGTCGAAAATATCAAGCTGGCCGGCGTTGGCAGCGGCACGGCCACGCTGGAGCAAAATGGCAAGCGCCAAACCCTGCAACTGGGCGAACATTTCAATCGCGCGGCCCCGTCTGGCCAGGCCAGCATCACCCTCCATCCCGACAGCCGGGGGCATTACATCACGCAAGGCCAGATCAATGGCGGCGCTGTGCGCATGCTGGTCGATACAGGCGCCAGCATGATTGCCCTGCCGGCTGAGGATGCCACACGCCTGGGAATCGATTACAGGAAGGGCCAGATCGCTTATTCCAGCACCGCCAATGGCGTCAAACCCGTGTATCGGGTCAAGCTCGATACGGTGCGGATTGGCGATATCCAGCTCAACCAGATCGATGCAACCGTACATGAAAGCGGTTTACCCATTATCTTGCTGGGCATGTCGTTCCTGAACCGCACCGATATCCGCCGCGAAGGCGAAACCCTCACGCTCTTGAAGCGATACTAA
- the tldD gene encoding metalloprotease TldD, with amino-acid sequence MKPFEPNLTALATARDLLLTPFGLDESKLLATLGTMFTHRVDYADLYFQFTKNEGWSLEEGIVKTGSFSIDQGVGVRAVSGDKTAFSYSDEISERALNEAAAATRTIARQGAGRIKVAQAIQPGGSRQLYLPNDPLVSLDATQKVKLLEKVERIARARDPRVVQVMAGLAGEYDVVLVVRSDGVIGADIRPLVRLSVTVIAEQDGRREMGSSGGGGRYRYDYFTEELLEKYAAEAVDSALVNLDARPAPAGPMTVVLGPGWPGVLLHEAVGHGLEGDFNRKGSSTFSGRIGERVAAKGVTVVDDGTLADRRGSLNMDDEGNPTQCTTLIEDGILKGYIQDTLNARLMKMPVTGNARRESFAHLPMPRMTNTYMLNGDKDPAEIIASVKNGLYAVNFGGGQVDITNGKFVFSASEAYMIEDGKVTYPVKGATLIGNGPEVLHRVSMIGNDMRLDPGIGVCGKEGQSVPVGVGQPTMRIDGMTVGGTA; translated from the coding sequence ATGAAACCATTCGAACCGAACCTGACCGCGCTTGCGACCGCCCGCGACCTCCTGCTGACGCCTTTCGGCCTGGATGAATCCAAATTGCTGGCGACGCTTGGCACGATGTTTACCCACAGGGTCGATTACGCCGACTTGTACTTCCAGTTTACCAAGAACGAAGGCTGGAGCCTGGAGGAAGGTATTGTCAAGACCGGCAGTTTCTCGATCGATCAGGGTGTCGGCGTGCGCGCTGTGTCCGGCGACAAGACGGCATTTTCCTATTCCGACGAAATTTCCGAACGGGCCCTGAACGAGGCCGCCGCTGCCACGCGCACTATCGCGCGCCAGGGCGCCGGCCGGATCAAGGTGGCGCAAGCCATCCAGCCCGGCGGCAGTCGCCAGTTGTACCTGCCGAACGATCCGCTGGTTTCGCTGGATGCCACGCAAAAGGTCAAGCTGCTGGAAAAGGTCGAGCGCATCGCCCGCGCGCGCGACCCGCGCGTGGTGCAGGTGATGGCAGGACTGGCCGGGGAATACGACGTGGTGCTGGTGGTGCGCAGCGATGGCGTGATCGGCGCCGACATCCGCCCGCTGGTGCGCCTGTCCGTGACCGTGATTGCCGAGCAGGATGGGCGCCGCGAAATGGGTTCGTCTGGCGGCGGCGGGCGTTACCGCTATGATTATTTTACCGAGGAACTGCTGGAGAAATATGCTGCCGAGGCAGTGGATTCCGCGCTCGTGAACCTCGATGCGCGGCCGGCGCCGGCCGGGCCGATGACCGTGGTCCTGGGGCCGGGCTGGCCTGGCGTATTGCTGCATGAAGCGGTTGGCCATGGCCTGGAAGGCGATTTCAACCGCAAGGGCTCGAGCACTTTCTCCGGCCGTATCGGCGAACGCGTCGCCGCCAAGGGCGTGACGGTAGTGGATGACGGCACCCTGGCTGACCGCCGCGGCTCGCTCAACATGGATGACGAGGGCAACCCGACCCAGTGCACTACCCTGATCGAGGATGGCATCCTGAAAGGCTATATCCAGGATACCCTGAATGCGCGCCTGATGAAGATGCCGGTGACAGGCAATGCGCGCCGCGAATCCTTTGCCCACCTGCCGATGCCGCGCATGACCAATACCTACATGCTGAATGGCGACAAGGACCCGGCCGAGATCATTGCTTCGGTCAAGAATGGTTTGTATGCCGTCAACTTCGGTGGCGGCCAGGTCGATATCACCAATGGCAAGTTCGTGTTTTCCGCCAGCGAAGCCTACATGATCGAAGATGGCAAGGTGACTTACCCCGTCAAGGGCGCGACGCTGATTGGCAATGGTCCCGAAGTGTTGCACCGGGTCTCCATGATTGGCAATGACATGCGCCTCGATCCCGGTATCGGCGTGTGCGGCAAGGAAGGCCAGAGCGTCCCGGTGGGGGTCGGCCAGCCGACCATGCGCATCGATGGCATGACGGTGGGCGGTACGGCATAG
- a CDS encoding carbon-nitrogen hydrolase family protein, with protein MQTNTPVKVAAVQMVSTPNVEENFAAARRLIAAAAGQGAQLVLLPEYWPVMGMQDTDKLSLAEAPDGGPIQHFMSEIAREHKIWMIGGTLPLVAPEAGKVMNATLVYGPDGAMVSRYDKIHLFSFTKGEESYDESQTIVHGKDVTVFCAPFGDIGLSVCYDLRFPELYRAMGPVSLIVVPAAFTYTTGRAHWEILLRARAIENQCYVLAAAQGGKHVNGRRTWGHSMLIDPWGEVKAVLSEGEGVVVGELDAAELARVRENLPALRHRKL; from the coding sequence ATGCAAACAAACACACCAGTCAAAGTCGCCGCCGTGCAAATGGTTTCCACGCCCAATGTGGAAGAGAATTTTGCAGCGGCCCGGCGCCTGATCGCCGCCGCCGCCGGGCAGGGCGCGCAACTTGTACTGCTGCCGGAGTACTGGCCCGTCATGGGCATGCAGGACACCGACAAGCTGAGCCTGGCCGAAGCGCCGGATGGCGGGCCGATCCAGCACTTCATGTCGGAAATCGCCCGCGAACACAAGATATGGATGATTGGCGGCACCTTGCCACTGGTGGCGCCCGAGGCGGGCAAGGTCATGAATGCCACGCTGGTGTATGGGCCGGACGGCGCCATGGTGTCGCGTTACGACAAGATCCATCTGTTCAGCTTCACCAAGGGCGAAGAATCCTACGACGAATCGCAAACCATTGTGCACGGCAAGGACGTCACGGTGTTTTGCGCGCCGTTCGGCGATATTGGCCTGTCGGTTTGCTACGACCTGCGTTTCCCGGAATTGTACCGGGCCATGGGGCCGGTCTCGCTGATCGTGGTGCCGGCAGCGTTTACTTATACGACCGGGCGCGCGCACTGGGAAATCCTGCTGCGGGCCAGGGCGATCGAAAACCAGTGCTACGTTCTGGCCGCGGCCCAGGGCGGCAAGCATGTCAACGGTCGCCGCACCTGGGGCCACAGCATGCTGATCGACCCGTGGGGCGAGGTCAAGGCAGTCTTGTCGGAGGGCGAAGGCGTGGTGGTGGGCGAGCTTGATGCCGCCGAACTGGCGCGGGTGCGCGAAAACCTGCCGGCATTGCGGCACCGCAAGCTATGA
- the aroG gene encoding 3-deoxy-7-phosphoheptulonate synthase AroG, whose amino-acid sequence MPRTDDLRIRELKELTPPSHLIREFPCSGKVSDVVANARTALHRILHGQDDRLMVVIGPCSIHDTKAAMEYANLLVKARERFAGELEIVMRVYFEKPRTTVGWKGLINDPYMDNSFRINDGLRTARELLVKINELGLPAGTEFLDVISPQYFADLISWGAIGARTTESQVHRELASGLSCPVGFKNGTDGNVKIAVDAIKAASQPHHFLSVTKGGHSAIVSTAGNEDCHIILRGGKAPNYDAASVDAACKDIANNGLASRLMIDASHANSSKKPENQVPVCADIAGQIGRGDTRIVGVMVESHLVAGRQDLLPGKELVYGQSITDGCINWEQSLGVLETFAEAIKQRRLRDGEEA is encoded by the coding sequence ATGCCGCGCACTGACGATCTGAGGATCCGAGAATTGAAAGAATTGACTCCCCCCTCGCACCTGATCCGCGAGTTTCCATGCTCCGGCAAGGTCAGTGACGTGGTCGCCAATGCGCGCACCGCATTGCACCGCATCCTGCATGGTCAGGATGACCGCCTGATGGTCGTCATCGGCCCGTGCTCGATCCACGACACCAAGGCTGCAATGGAATATGCCAACCTGCTGGTGAAGGCGCGCGAACGCTTTGCCGGCGAACTGGAAATCGTGATGCGCGTGTATTTCGAAAAACCACGCACCACGGTTGGCTGGAAGGGCTTGATCAACGACCCTTACATGGATAACAGTTTCCGTATCAATGACGGCCTGCGCACGGCGCGCGAGCTGCTGGTCAAGATCAACGAGCTGGGCCTGCCTGCCGGCACCGAATTCCTCGATGTGATCAGCCCGCAGTATTTCGCCGACCTGATCAGCTGGGGCGCCATCGGCGCGCGTACCACCGAATCGCAAGTCCACCGCGAGCTGGCTTCCGGGCTTTCTTGCCCGGTGGGGTTCAAGAACGGCACCGATGGCAATGTCAAGATCGCCGTCGATGCGATCAAGGCCGCATCGCAGCCACATCACTTTCTGTCGGTAACCAAGGGTGGGCATTCGGCGATTGTCTCGACCGCCGGCAATGAGGATTGCCACATCATCCTGCGCGGCGGCAAGGCGCCCAATTACGATGCTGCCAGCGTCGATGCCGCTTGCAAGGATATCGCCAACAACGGCTTGGCCTCGCGCCTGATGATCGACGCTTCGCACGCCAACAGTTCCAAGAAACCAGAGAACCAGGTGCCGGTGTGCGCCGATATCGCCGGCCAGATCGGCAGGGGCGATACCCGCATCGTCGGCGTGATGGTGGAATCGCACCTGGTGGCAGGCCGCCAGGATCTGCTGCCTGGCAAGGAGCTGGTATATGGGCAATCCATTACCGATGGCTGCATCAATTGGGAGCAAAGCCTTGGCGTGCTGGAAACGTTTGCCGAGGCAATCAAGCAGCGTCGCCTGCGCGATGGCGAGGAAGCGTAA
- a CDS encoding pyrimidine/purine nucleoside phosphorylase, protein MTTQFDNVSVIKKSNIYFDGKCVSHNIIFPDGTKKSVGVIFPSALTFNTGAPEIMEINGGKCRVRLKDAADWNTYEAGQRFEVPGNSSFDIETLETVDYVCHFG, encoded by the coding sequence ATGACTACACAATTCGACAACGTTTCCGTCATCAAGAAGTCCAACATTTACTTCGATGGCAAATGCGTCTCGCACAACATCATTTTCCCGGATGGCACGAAAAAATCCGTGGGCGTGATTTTTCCGTCAGCCCTGACTTTCAACACCGGCGCGCCGGAAATCATGGAAATCAATGGCGGCAAATGCCGCGTGCGGCTGAAAGATGCCGCCGACTGGAACACCTACGAAGCCGGCCAGCGCTTTGAAGTGCCGGGCAATTCCAGCTTTGATATCGAGACCCTGGAAACGGTCGACTACGTCTGCCACTTCGGCTGA
- a CDS encoding YajQ family cyclic di-GMP-binding protein → MPSFDVVSEANLVEVKNAVDQANKEISTRFDFKGSDARVEQKERELTAYADSEFQLNQVRDVLTNKLVKRNVDVRFMDNGKIEKIGGDKVKQVIKIKNGIESDAAKKIVRIIKDSKMKVQASIQGEAVRITGAKRDDLQAAIALLKKDVTDLPLEFNNFRD, encoded by the coding sequence ATGCCCTCATTTGATGTAGTTTCCGAAGCCAACCTGGTTGAAGTCAAAAATGCCGTCGACCAGGCAAACAAGGAAATTTCCACCCGCTTCGATTTCAAGGGCAGCGATGCCCGCGTCGAGCAGAAAGAACGTGAATTAACGGCGTATGCCGATTCGGAGTTCCAGTTGAACCAGGTCCGCGACGTCCTGACAAACAAGCTGGTCAAGCGCAATGTGGATGTGCGCTTCATGGACAATGGCAAGATTGAAAAAATCGGCGGCGACAAGGTCAAGCAAGTCATCAAGATCAAGAATGGCATCGAGTCCGATGCCGCGAAAAAAATCGTCCGCATCATCAAGGATAGCAAGATGAAGGTGCAGGCAAGCATTCAGGGCGAAGCCGTGCGCATCACGGGCGCCAAGCGCGACGACTTGCAGGCAGCGATTGCGCTGCTGAAGAAGGACGTCACCGACTTACCGCTGGAATTCAACAATTTCCGCGATTAG
- the murB gene encoding UDP-N-acetylmuramate dehydrogenase: MTALPAIQTDFTLRDHNTFGINAIAKRYVTISSLEMLQKVNAASEFSTLPRLVLGGGSNILLTGDFPGLVLHICMAGMAIVGADDGATYVRAAAGEKWHELVLWTLERGLGGLENLSLIPGSVGAAPIQNIGAYGAELKDFFHAATVFDFETATVSTLDKAACAFGYRDSIFKQSLQGRAVILDVTLALPKHWLPNLGYAELRQEVAAQGLDAPTAKAISDAVIAIRTRKLPDPAVIGNAGSFFKNPVVPAGQRDALMERYPQLVSYAQPDGSYKLAAGWMIDQCGWKGRSLGAAGVYEKQALVLVNRGGASGQEVLNLARKIQEDVLARFGVTIEPEPVVV, translated from the coding sequence ATGACTGCTCTTCCTGCAATTCAAACCGATTTTACGCTCCGAGACCATAATACTTTTGGTATTAATGCAATTGCGAAACGATATGTAACAATCTCCTCCCTGGAGATGTTGCAAAAAGTTAATGCTGCATCAGAGTTTTCAACGCTGCCGCGCCTGGTGCTCGGCGGCGGCAGCAACATCCTTCTGACAGGCGATTTTCCGGGCCTGGTGCTACATATCTGCATGGCAGGTATGGCCATAGTCGGCGCGGACGATGGCGCGACCTATGTGCGGGCGGCGGCAGGGGAGAAATGGCATGAGCTGGTGTTGTGGACCCTGGAACGCGGACTGGGCGGGCTGGAAAACCTGTCCTTGATACCGGGCAGCGTCGGTGCGGCGCCGATTCAGAACATCGGCGCATATGGCGCTGAACTCAAGGATTTCTTTCATGCGGCAACGGTCTTCGATTTTGAAACTGCGACCGTCTCGACCCTCGACAAGGCGGCCTGTGCCTTTGGTTACCGCGACAGCATTTTCAAGCAATCCTTGCAGGGGCGCGCAGTGATCCTGGATGTCACCCTGGCGCTGCCGAAGCACTGGCTGCCCAACCTGGGCTATGCGGAACTGCGCCAGGAAGTGGCGGCACAGGGCCTTGATGCGCCGACTGCAAAGGCTATCAGCGATGCAGTGATCGCCATTCGCACGCGCAAGCTCCCCGACCCTGCCGTGATCGGCAACGCCGGCAGTTTTTTCAAGAACCCGGTGGTGCCAGCCGGGCAACGTGACGCGCTTATGGAACGCTATCCCCAACTGGTGAGTTATGCCCAGCCCGATGGCAGCTACAAGCTGGCCGCAGGCTGGATGATCGATCAGTGCGGCTGGAAGGGCAGGAGCCTGGGCGCGGCCGGCGTTTATGAAAAACAGGCGCTGGTGCTGGTGAACCGGGGTGGGGCGTCCGGCCAGGAGGTGCTGAACCTGGCGCGGAAGATACAGGAGGACGTGCTTGCCCGCTTCGGTGTGACAATCGAGCCGGAGCCGGTAGTCGTGTGA
- the argG gene encoding argininosuccinate synthase gives MSTILQSVPVNQKVGIAFSGGLDTSAALHWMRQKGAIPYAYTANLGQPDEPDYEEIPKKAKLYGAEQARLIDCREQLVAEGIAALQSGAFHISTAGVTYFNTTPLGRAVTGTMLVAAMHEDQVDIWGDGSTFKGNDIERFYRYGLLMNPALRIYKPWLDDTFIQELGGRKEMSEFLIKSGFDYKMSVEKAYSTDSNMLGATHEAKDLEHLSSGMKIVQPIMGVAFWRDDVEVKREEVSVRFEEGRPVALNGVTYANPVDLLMEANRIGGRHGLGMSDQIENRIIEAKSRGIYEAPGLALLFIAYERLVTGIHNEDTIEQYRDNGRKLGRLLYQGRWFDPQAIMLREAAQRWIAGAITGEVTLELRRGNDYSILNTESPNLSYQPERLTMEKGEGAFTPQDRIGQLTMRNLDITDTRAKLGIYSKAGLLSSSSSVALPRLSKDSDK, from the coding sequence ATGTCGACCATACTCCAGTCCGTACCAGTGAACCAAAAAGTGGGCATTGCCTTTTCCGGCGGGCTTGACACCAGTGCAGCGCTGCACTGGATGCGCCAGAAAGGCGCGATTCCCTACGCATACACCGCCAATCTGGGACAGCCTGACGAACCCGACTACGAGGAAATCCCGAAAAAGGCCAAGCTGTACGGCGCAGAACAGGCACGCCTGATCGATTGCCGCGAACAACTGGTCGCAGAAGGCATCGCCGCGCTGCAATCCGGCGCCTTCCACATCTCGACCGCAGGCGTCACCTACTTCAACACCACGCCGCTGGGGCGCGCTGTGACGGGCACGATGCTTGTCGCGGCGATGCACGAAGACCAGGTCGACATCTGGGGCGACGGCAGCACGTTCAAGGGCAACGACATCGAGCGTTTCTACCGCTACGGCCTGCTGATGAACCCGGCGCTGCGCATCTACAAGCCCTGGCTGGACGACACCTTCATCCAGGAACTGGGCGGCCGCAAGGAAATGTCGGAGTTCCTGATCAAGTCCGGCTTCGACTACAAGATGTCGGTGGAGAAGGCCTATTCGACCGACTCCAACATGCTGGGCGCAACGCATGAGGCGAAAGACCTCGAGCATCTGAGCAGCGGCATGAAGATCGTCCAGCCGATCATGGGCGTGGCATTCTGGCGCGACGACGTCGAGGTCAAGCGCGAAGAAGTCAGCGTACGTTTCGAGGAAGGCCGTCCGGTCGCCTTGAACGGCGTCACCTATGCGAATCCGGTCGACCTGCTGATGGAAGCGAACCGCATTGGCGGCCGCCATGGTCTCGGCATGAGCGACCAGATCGAGAACCGCATCATCGAAGCCAAGAGCCGCGGCATCTATGAAGCCCCGGGCCTGGCGTTGCTGTTCATCGCCTACGAACGCCTGGTCACCGGCATTCATAACGAGGACACCATCGAGCAATACCGCGACAATGGCCGCAAGCTTGGACGCCTGCTGTACCAGGGCCGCTGGTTCGACCCGCAGGCAATCATGCTGCGTGAAGCGGCACAACGCTGGATTGCAGGGGCCATCACCGGCGAAGTCACGCTGGAGCTGCGTCGCGGTAATGATTACTCGATCCTGAACACCGAGTCGCCGAACCTGAGCTACCAGCCGGAACGCCTGACCATGGAAAAAGGCGAAGGCGCATTCACGCCGCAAGACCGCATCGGGCAATTAACCATGCGCAATCTGGACATCACCGACACGCGCGCCAAGCTGGGCATCTACAGCAAGGCTGGCTTGCTTTCCTCCAGCTCGTCAGTTGCACTGCCGCGCCTGAGCAAAGACAGCGACAAGTAA